The Osmerus eperlanus chromosome 15, fOsmEpe2.1, whole genome shotgun sequence genome includes a window with the following:
- the uba5 gene encoding ubiquitin-like modifier-activating enzyme 5, with amino-acid sequence MATVEELKLRVRELENELIKCKQKRCTEEDANNQAHHRPRINKMSAEVVDSNPYSRLMALKRMGIVEDYEKIRSFTVAVVGVGGVGSVTAEMLTRCGIGKLILFDYDKVELANMNRLFFQPHQAGLSKVEAAEHTLRNINPDVRFETHNYNITTMDNFTHFMERVSHGGLENGKPVDLLLCCVDNFEARMAINTACNELSQIWMESGVSENAVSGHIQLIIPGETACFACAPPLVVAANIDEKTLKRDGVCAASLPTTMGVVAGLLVQNVLKYLLGFGTVSHYLGYNAMQDFFPIMAMKPNPQCNDRHCRKQQDEYKRKESERPKQEVVPVEEEVVHEENEWGIELVSEVTEEELKAASGPVPDLVEGITVAYTVPDKDTDTGETVEETEQSLDDLMAQMRKM; translated from the exons ATGGCCACTGTCGAAGAGCTTAAGCTGCGTGTCAGAGAGCTGGAAAATGAGTTGATTAAGTGCAAGCAAAAGCGGTGCACCGAGGAAGATGCTAACAATCAGGCACATCACAGACCAAGGATTAACAAAATGAGTGCCGAGGTGGTGGATTCAAATCCTTACAG TCGTCTCATGGCTTTGAAACGAATGGGCATTGTGGAAGATTACGAG AAAATCCGGAGCTTCACGGTAGCAGTGGTCGGGGTTGGAGGAGTGGGGAGCGTGACCGCAGAAATGCTCACAAGATGTGGCATTGGTAAG TTGATCCTCTTTGATTATGACAAAGTTGAACTGGCCAATATGAATAGGCTGTTTTTCCAGCCTCATCAGGCTGGACTCAGCAAAGTGGAGGCCGCTGAGCACACCCTCAG AAACATTAACCCCGACGTGAGGTTTGAGACCCACAACTACAACATCACCACCATGGATAACTTTACACATTTCATGGAGCGTGTCAG tcatggagggctggagaatgggaagccagtggaccTCCTACTCTGCTGTGTGGACAACTTTGAGGCTAGAATGGCCATCAACACA GCCTGCAATGAGCTGAGTCAAATCTGGATGGAGTCAGGCGTGAGCGAGAACGCCGTATCGGGTCACATCCAGCTCATCATCCCCGGGGAAACGGCCTGCTTCGCC TGTGCCCCTCCCCTGGTGGTGGCGGCCAATATCGACGAGAAGACCCTGAAGAGAGATGGGGTGTGTGCAGCCAGCTTACCAACCACCATGGGCGTGGTCGCAGGCCTCCTGGTTCAAAATGTCCTCAa GTACTTGCTGGGCTTTGGGACAGTCAGTCACTACCTGGGCTACAATGCAATGCAGGACTTCTTCCCTATCATGGCCATGAAGCCCAACCCCCAGTGTAACGACCGCCACTGCAGGAAACAGCAGGACGagtacaag AGAAAAGAGTCAGAGaggccaaaacaggaagtggtccCGGTGGAGGAGGAAGTTGTGCATGAGGAAAACGAATGGG ggattgAGCTGGTGTCAGAGGTGACGGAGGAAGAGCTTAAGGCTGCTTCGGGTCCCGTCCCAGATCTCGTGGAGGGCATCACCGTGGCCTACACCGTGCCAGACAAG gaCACTGACACAGGAGAGACGGTTGAAGAGACAGAACAGAGTCTAGATGACCTGATGGCTCAGATGAGGAAGATGTAG